One window of Dehalobacterium formicoaceticum genomic DNA carries:
- a CDS encoding FAD-dependent oxidoreductase, with protein MENFDVIVVGGGPAGLSAAISAARAGMKTVVIERGDYPGTKNMMGGILYTDPTDDVVPEFWKEAPLERPIIEQRFGMLSGDQSVMAAYRDPVWADEPYNAHSIFRVPFDRWLAQQAEKAGVMIITETVVIDFLYQDQKVVGVRTGREEGELGAKMVILAEGVNNFLAVQAGLAYPLTTHTVAVAVKEVIALPSETIEDRFCLEKGQGATIELYGDSTDGMMGSAFIYTNRESLSVGVGALLEPLIQKHWTPNDLIEAFKAKPYVKRLLQGGETKEYLAHLIPEGGYDQMPKIYRRGLLVAGDTAMLMNSLNREGANMAMTSGKIAGEVAAQSIQRDDFSDQAMAVYESRLRDSFVMKDMKHYRHMGKFLEENPHLLEEYPDMAAQVLKMYLTVDGIPKKQRQKEILKKVYQIRSKRGLLKDIYGAWRAFL; from the coding sequence GTGGAAAACTTTGATGTGATTGTCGTAGGCGGCGGCCCGGCAGGCTTGTCTGCTGCAATTAGCGCAGCTCGTGCCGGGATGAAAACCGTGGTCATCGAAAGGGGCGACTACCCGGGCACTAAGAATATGATGGGGGGAATTCTGTACACTGACCCCACTGATGATGTGGTGCCAGAATTTTGGAAGGAAGCACCTTTGGAACGGCCGATTATTGAACAGCGCTTTGGCATGCTTAGCGGTGATCAGTCGGTCATGGCCGCATACCGGGATCCGGTATGGGCGGATGAACCTTATAATGCCCATTCTATTTTTCGCGTGCCTTTTGACCGTTGGCTGGCGCAACAAGCAGAAAAAGCCGGTGTGATGATTATTACGGAAACCGTGGTGATTGATTTCCTTTATCAGGATCAAAAAGTGGTCGGAGTGCGCACGGGACGGGAAGAAGGGGAATTAGGAGCCAAAATGGTCATCCTTGCGGAAGGGGTTAATAATTTCCTGGCTGTACAGGCAGGGCTGGCCTATCCTTTAACAACGCACACTGTGGCCGTTGCTGTAAAGGAAGTCATCGCCTTACCTTCGGAAACCATCGAAGACCGTTTCTGTCTGGAGAAAGGGCAGGGGGCAACCATCGAATTATATGGTGATTCCACTGACGGCATGATGGGCTCCGCCTTTATCTATACCAATAGAGAATCCTTGTCCGTGGGTGTGGGTGCTTTGCTGGAACCCTTGATCCAAAAGCACTGGACGCCCAATGATCTGATCGAAGCCTTTAAAGCAAAGCCTTATGTGAAGCGCCTCTTGCAAGGGGGAGAAACCAAGGAATATCTGGCCCATTTAATCCCTGAAGGAGGATATGACCAGATGCCCAAGATCTACCGCCGGGGTTTACTGGTGGCGGGAGACACGGCAATGCTGATGAATTCCTTAAACCGGGAGGGTGCCAACATGGCCATGACCTCGGGGAAAATCGCCGGGGAAGTAGCGGCACAGTCCATCCAAAGGGATGATTTCAGCGACCAGGCCATGGCGGTTTATGAATCCCGCTTGCGTGATTCTTTTGTTATGAAAGATATGAAGCATTATCGCCATATGGGTAAATTCTTGGAAGAGAACCCTCATCTATTGGAAGAATACCCGGATATGGCTGCCCAGGTGCTCAAGATGTATTTAACTGTGGACGGAATCCCTAAAAAACAGCGGCAAAAGGAGATCCTGAAAAAGGTTTATCAAATACGTTCAAAAAGAGGTTTACTCAAGGATATTTATGGAGCATGGAGGGCATTTCTATGA
- a CDS encoding ferredoxin family protein — MNLNDKLYLVRFNTDQSSHIHIIDGKVCLEQCIDKPCTRFCPSHVYQWDEEEKRIAVGYEGCLECGTCRIGCPYGNIDWHYPRGGFGVSWKNG, encoded by the coding sequence ATGAATCTAAATGATAAGTTGTATCTGGTGCGCTTTAATACGGATCAATCCAGTCATATTCATATTATCGACGGAAAAGTCTGTCTCGAACAATGTATTGATAAACCCTGTACCCGGTTTTGTCCCTCTCATGTTTACCAGTGGGATGAGGAAGAAAAACGGATTGCCGTGGGCTATGAAGGCTGTCTGGAATGCGGTACCTGCCGTATCGGCTGTCCTTACGGCAATATTGACTGGCATTATCCCAGGGGCGGCTTCGGCGTCTCCTGGAAAAACGGTTAA
- a CDS encoding cupin domain-containing protein, with amino-acid sequence MYRFPRMYPCPYHMQNQMYQAGQMSQCPYCTNMPMHNPSQLMMTQHQCLPCPDQSPAGTPIRLMDYGPNPFAVNIEEATTQNDNYRLALWTGEHLQLTLMSIDVGGDIGLEIHPHVDQFIRIEEGQGLVQMGDRRDQLDFQANVCADFIFIIPAGKWHNLTNTGNTPIKLYSIYAPPNHPHGTIHQTKEDAEEQHD; translated from the coding sequence ATGTATCGTTTTCCCAGAATGTATCCCTGTCCATATCATATGCAGAACCAAATGTATCAGGCCGGACAGATGTCTCAATGTCCCTACTGTACCAATATGCCCATGCATAACCCCAGCCAATTGATGATGACGCAGCATCAATGTCTCCCCTGTCCCGATCAGTCGCCGGCGGGCACACCTATCCGGCTGATGGATTATGGGCCGAATCCTTTTGCTGTCAATATTGAGGAAGCCACTACCCAGAATGATAACTACCGTCTTGCTTTATGGACCGGTGAACATTTGCAGTTGACCTTAATGAGTATCGATGTGGGGGGAGATATTGGCTTAGAAATACATCCTCACGTTGATCAATTCATTCGCATTGAAGAAGGTCAGGGACTGGTGCAAATGGGTGACAGAAGGGATCAATTGGATTTTCAGGCTAATGTTTGTGCAGATTTTATTTTTATTATTCCGGCCGGCAAATGGCATAATCTGACTAACACAGGCAACACGCCGATTAAATTGTATTCGATCTATGCTCCGCCCAATCATCCTCATGGTACGATTCATCAAACGAAGGAAGATGCGGAAGAGCAACATGACTAA
- a CDS encoding nitroreductase, translating to MDVIEALQTRRSFRAYKPDTVDQDTIRKIVEAANHAPSWANTQPWEFYVASGQPLENLRRRCVENFRNGVAMEPDIPFAKEWPEAHKSRTFKMGAARFETLGIDRDDQEGRTKLTENNFRFFGAPVMIFPCMDRNLPQWSLYDMGAVSQSIMLAAQHYGLNTVTAIMMAAYPQIIREELKVPDELSIVIGIALGYGDAESVQNNYVTERRPLNEILHIQG from the coding sequence ATGGATGTTATTGAAGCTTTACAAACCCGTCGCAGTTTCAGGGCTTATAAACCGGATACAGTAGATCAAGACACGATCAGGAAGATTGTCGAGGCAGCTAATCATGCTCCTTCATGGGCCAACACTCAGCCGTGGGAGTTTTATGTTGCTTCCGGGCAGCCACTGGAGAATTTGCGCCGGCGATGTGTGGAAAATTTCCGCAATGGGGTTGCCATGGAGCCGGATATTCCTTTTGCAAAAGAATGGCCGGAAGCCCATAAAAGTCGTACCTTCAAGATGGGAGCAGCAAGATTTGAAACTTTAGGCATCGACAGGGATGATCAAGAAGGCAGAACAAAACTTACGGAAAATAATTTCAGATTTTTTGGTGCTCCGGTAATGATATTTCCCTGTATGGACCGCAATTTGCCCCAATGGTCCTTGTATGATATGGGAGCTGTGTCACAAAGTATCATGCTGGCGGCGCAGCATTATGGATTAAATACCGTAACTGCAATCATGATGGCAGCTTATCCCCAAATTATCAGGGAAGAGCTAAAGGTACCGGACGAGCTCTCGATTGTGATTGGAATTGCTTTGGGCTATGGTGATGCCGAAAGCGTTCAGAATAATTACGTCACTGAAAGACGTCCCCTTAATGAGATTCTGCATATTCAGGGATGA
- a CDS encoding glycyl-radical enzyme activating protein, whose amino-acid sequence MTTAIISNIQKYSIHDGPGIRSTVFLKGCPLRCAWCHNPENLSFQPEILYYQDKCIGCNSCLEACPSQALSASDQGINIDKEACTQCGTCSELCPTLALEKLGQEMTVAEVLAEVSKDEIFYQQSKGGVTLSGGEPLSQLEFAVEFLKRCQERGYHTTVDTSGFVPEAAFDAVLPYVDLFLYDLKLLDDDAHQRHVQAPAAPVLSNLRHLVEKGAQVWIRVPVIPTINDAPEQIRSIGALMQELKLKEIYLLPYHKMAEAKYQRMHLPYTISHIEEPTSEQMQELLEILRNLGLNVHLGG is encoded by the coding sequence GTGACCACAGCAATTATCAGTAACATTCAGAAATATTCCATTCATGACGGGCCTGGTATTCGCAGTACCGTCTTCTTAAAAGGCTGCCCTCTTCGTTGTGCCTGGTGCCATAATCCGGAAAATCTGTCCTTTCAACCGGAGATCCTTTATTATCAGGATAAATGTATCGGCTGCAACTCCTGCCTGGAAGCCTGTCCCAGTCAGGCACTGAGCGCATCTGACCAGGGTATCAATATCGACAAAGAGGCGTGTACCCAATGCGGCACCTGCAGCGAACTTTGTCCCACCCTGGCTCTGGAAAAGCTGGGCCAGGAAATGACTGTCGCAGAGGTACTGGCAGAAGTAAGTAAGGATGAAATCTTTTATCAGCAAAGCAAAGGCGGAGTGACTCTGAGCGGGGGAGAACCCCTGAGCCAGTTGGAGTTTGCGGTGGAATTTCTGAAACGCTGCCAAGAACGTGGTTACCATACCACCGTGGATACCAGCGGTTTTGTCCCGGAAGCAGCATTTGATGCTGTGTTGCCTTATGTAGATTTGTTTCTGTACGATCTCAAGCTTTTAGATGATGATGCACACCAAAGGCATGTGCAAGCACCGGCGGCTCCGGTCTTAAGCAATCTTCGTCATCTCGTGGAAAAAGGAGCCCAGGTATGGATTAGAGTCCCTGTCATTCCAACCATCAATGATGCACCGGAACAGATCCGAAGCATCGGTGCCTTGATGCAAGAATTGAAATTAAAGGAGATCTATTTACTCCCATATCATAAAATGGCAGAAGCAAAATATCAACGCATGCACCTGCCCTACACGATCTCCCATATTGAAGAGCCCACATCAGAGCAGATGCAGGAACTGTTGGAAATTCTCCGCAATTTGGGATTAAATGTGCATCTAGGAGGTTAA
- the hypD gene encoding trans-4-hydroxy-L-proline dehydratase has protein sequence MNARIQKLRQQSVSTVPTISIERALLMTEAYQKYQGKVSIPVLRALSFKHLCENKTIVILDGELIVGERGPKPQSAPTYPELCCHTMEDFEIMDQRDKIFFKVSDEAKTIQEEVIIPFWQGKAIRDLIMEQMTPEWHACYEAGIFTEFMEQRSPGHTVCDDKIYHKGMLDFKAEIKEQLARLDYVHDFDAYNKQEELKAMDIACDALIIFARRHAALAREMAAACTDALRKAELFKIAENCEWVPAHAPRTFHEALQMYWFVHLGVITELNTWDAFCPGHLDQHLDPFYQKEVAAGSLTRESAMELLESFWVKFNNQPAPPKVGITLKESATYTDFCNINIGGMKGDGSNGVSEVSYLLLDIIKDMRILQPSTNVQISKKNPDKFVIEAGRVIREGMGFPSVFNHDAVVMELLRQGKSLEDARKGGTSGCVEVGAFGKEAYILTGYFNMVKVLEITLHNGIDPQTGKKIGLETGDARDFKSMDDLMEAFKKQIAYFIDVDIRGNNVIEKMYAQYMPSPFMSVIIEDCITKGKDYNAGGARYNSRYIQFVGLGSITDCFSSIKKHVFDDQSLSMDQLLTVLGADFQGYEKERQIFLNKTPKYGNDDDRADSLIMDMFEIIYELTNGRPTPNGGQYRVEMLPTTCHVYFGSVIGATPDGRKAGVALSEGISPVQGADRCGPTAVIKSAAKLDQLRTGGALLNQKFTPGVLAGETGLEGLKDLIRAYFALDGHHIQFNVVDSKMLQDAQRHPENYHDLIVRVAGYSDYFNNLTRELQDEIIQRTEQTGF, from the coding sequence ATGAACGCGCGGATCCAAAAATTGCGTCAGCAAAGCGTCAGCACTGTGCCCACCATCTCCATCGAACGTGCCCTGCTGATGACGGAGGCTTATCAAAAATATCAGGGCAAGGTCTCGATCCCGGTGCTTCGTGCCTTGTCTTTTAAACATCTTTGTGAAAACAAAACGATTGTCATCCTGGATGGGGAACTGATTGTAGGCGAAAGGGGTCCCAAGCCGCAGTCCGCCCCCACCTACCCGGAGCTGTGCTGCCATACCATGGAAGACTTCGAAATCATGGATCAGCGTGATAAGATCTTTTTTAAGGTCAGCGACGAGGCAAAAACGATCCAGGAAGAGGTGATCATCCCCTTTTGGCAGGGTAAAGCCATCCGTGATTTAATTATGGAGCAAATGACGCCTGAATGGCATGCTTGCTACGAAGCAGGTATTTTTACAGAATTTATGGAGCAGCGTTCCCCCGGTCATACGGTTTGTGACGATAAGATCTATCACAAGGGCATGCTGGATTTTAAAGCTGAGATCAAAGAACAGCTTGCCCGGCTGGATTATGTTCATGATTTTGATGCCTATAATAAGCAAGAAGAGTTAAAGGCCATGGATATTGCCTGCGATGCCCTGATCATTTTTGCCCGGCGCCATGCGGCATTGGCCCGGGAAATGGCCGCAGCATGCACTGATGCATTGCGCAAAGCAGAGCTTTTTAAGATTGCCGAGAATTGTGAATGGGTTCCGGCCCATGCGCCGAGAACGTTCCATGAAGCCCTGCAGATGTACTGGTTTGTCCATCTGGGTGTGATCACGGAGCTGAACACATGGGATGCTTTTTGTCCCGGACATCTGGATCAGCATCTGGATCCTTTTTATCAAAAAGAAGTTGCCGCGGGCAGCCTTACCCGGGAAAGCGCCATGGAATTGCTGGAAAGCTTTTGGGTGAAGTTTAACAATCAACCGGCACCGCCCAAGGTGGGCATTACTTTGAAAGAGAGCGCCACCTATACCGATTTTTGCAACATCAACATTGGCGGTATGAAGGGTGACGGCTCCAACGGGGTCAGTGAGGTTTCTTATCTGCTCTTGGACATTATCAAGGATATGCGGATTTTGCAGCCCTCGACCAACGTGCAGATCAGCAAAAAGAATCCAGATAAATTCGTCATCGAAGCGGGGCGGGTGATCAGAGAAGGTATGGGTTTTCCCTCTGTCTTTAACCATGATGCGGTGGTTATGGAGCTGCTGCGTCAGGGCAAGAGCCTGGAAGATGCCCGCAAAGGCGGCACCTCCGGGTGTGTGGAAGTGGGTGCCTTTGGCAAGGAGGCCTATATTCTCACCGGTTACTTTAACATGGTCAAGGTACTGGAGATCACCCTGCATAATGGGATTGATCCCCAAACAGGGAAGAAAATCGGCTTGGAAACCGGGGATGCCCGGGACTTTAAGTCCATGGATGATTTAATGGAAGCGTTCAAAAAGCAGATCGCCTACTTCATCGATGTGGATATTCGGGGCAACAATGTCATTGAAAAAATGTATGCCCAATATATGCCTTCTCCTTTTATGAGCGTGATTATCGAAGACTGTATCACCAAAGGCAAGGACTATAACGCGGGCGGCGCCCGTTACAACAGCCGTTACATCCAATTTGTCGGCCTGGGCTCCATCACCGACTGCTTCAGTTCCATCAAAAAGCATGTTTTTGATGATCAATCTTTGTCCATGGATCAGCTGCTCACTGTACTTGGGGCGGACTTTCAAGGTTATGAAAAAGAACGCCAGATTTTTTTGAATAAGACGCCCAAATATGGCAATGACGACGACCGGGCAGACAGCTTGATCATGGATATGTTCGAAATCATCTACGAACTAACCAACGGCAGACCCACCCCCAACGGCGGTCAGTACCGGGTAGAAATGCTGCCCACCACCTGTCATGTATACTTCGGCTCTGTCATTGGAGCGACCCCAGATGGCCGGAAAGCCGGGGTAGCTCTCTCCGAAGGGATTTCACCGGTACAGGGAGCGGACAGATGCGGCCCCACGGCCGTGATCAAATCAGCGGCCAAGCTGGATCAGCTGCGCACCGGCGGCGCATTGCTCAATCAGAAGTTTACCCCCGGCGTACTAGCAGGAGAGACCGGTCTGGAAGGTTTGAAGGATTTGATCCGGGCATATTTCGCTCTGGACGGTCATCATATTCAGTTCAATGTGGTGGACAGTAAAATGCTTCAGGATGCCCAACGTCATCCGGAAAATTACCATGACCTGATTGTGCGAGTAGCCGGGTACAGCGATTACTTTAATAACCTGACCAGGGAATTGCAGGACGAGATTATTCAACGCACGGAACAGACTGGATTCTAG
- a CDS encoding dihydrofolate reductase encodes MLSYVVAISQNNVIGKEQGLPWHLPDDAKFFKEVTLSQSKTMIMGRKTFESLPKVLPGRKHIILTRNEDYQVNDENVVVIHNLDDLKPMIEAPEEYFVIGGAKIFNLLFPYVEKMYLTEIHEDFPGDTFFPSYDRGEWKVIEQKEGTVDEKNHYKHTFFILEKIK; translated from the coding sequence ATGCTAAGTTATGTGGTTGCTATTTCCCAAAACAATGTCATTGGCAAGGAACAAGGCCTCCCCTGGCATCTTCCGGATGATGCAAAATTCTTTAAGGAGGTGACCCTTTCCCAAAGCAAAACCATGATCATGGGGCGTAAGACCTTTGAATCATTGCCCAAGGTACTGCCGGGAAGAAAGCATATCATCCTCACACGCAATGAAGATTATCAGGTCAATGATGAGAATGTTGTGGTTATCCATAATTTGGATGATCTAAAGCCCATGATTGAAGCTCCGGAAGAGTATTTTGTTATCGGCGGGGCAAAGATATTTAACTTGCTTTTTCCCTACGTGGAGAAAATGTATCTGACGGAAATTCATGAAGATTTTCCGGGAGACACCTTTTTCCCCAGCTATGACAGGGGAGAGTGGAAGGTTATCGAGCAAAAGGAAGGCACCGTGGACGAAAAGAATCACTACAAGCATACCTTTTTTATACTGGAGAAAATCAAATAG